A single window of Aphidius gifuensis isolate YNYX2018 linkage group LG1, ASM1490517v1, whole genome shotgun sequence DNA harbors:
- the LOC122860699 gene encoding SET and MYND domain-containing protein 4-like isoform X4 encodes MYFNLPSGDTEIIAERQFSQKTTFKDKFEVVWNFAASNIETHGKVDKTIGDSIQWRTIGNNLYVKNNDSLSKSIEAYTKSIAFAPVGSSELSLAYANRSAVLFKARLYQDCLLDIERALKSGYPDKLKTKLFLRQSLCFKALKPTSGLEPCISMANAMQWLPNLKKINPKYDIIKEYPKLIDQLEKPRDIIKFSPQIKKKNSIIAGGSDAIKLKKNNDKQHIVATRDIKSGEFIYISEPFAQLTCNELRYISCWHCCRQTWASVPCDECPNVVFCSQQCKEKAWNEYHNIECLVLGQLLKPNKIYLQYLLLLKIVSKAINSAGGLIGLKKKIDNIKEDDEMIFTNGILDVNTIDNFNRLDYFKATSTECTFDIAITVVWIVTIFGKMTNIFGKKTSLKDLIKDKSKYKKILILGELILRYTMIINRNAQFLQGEENDLVWLHVNIPFCKIIKKSCDPNVYWVFSDSKVGFYASKPIKQGEPILLNVVSSYHLTTKVDRYTVIGLTNDDPVPCKCTACVENWPTIDFLPSFQSLRLPIRIKEEMSRIMLKLEVIKTILCNGDTRKLLTIKDSLHRMNDKIHQYITRPCIEKSKLHLALRGFYCKLLEVHHTLE; translated from the exons ATGTATTTTAATCTACCTTCTGGTGATACTGAAATTATTGCTGAACGCcaattttcacaaaaaacaacatttaaagataaattcgAAGTGGTATGGAATTTTGCAGCTTCAAATATAGAAACTCATGGAAAAGTGGACAAAACCATTGGTGATTCAATACAGTGGCGTACAATTGGCAACAAtctatatgtaaaaaataatgattctttGAGCAAATCAATTGAAGCATACACCAAAAGTATTGCTTTTGCACCAGTTGGATCCAGTGAATTGTCATTGGCTTATGCAAATCGTTCAGCTGTATTATTCAAAGCTAGACTCTATCAAGATTGTCTTCTTGACATAGAACGTGCTTTAAAATCAGGCTAtccagataaattaaaaacaaaattatttttacgtcaATCATTGTGCTTCAAAGCCTTGAAACCAACCTCAGGACTTGAACCTTGTATTTCAATGGCAAACGCAATGCAATGGCTtcctaatttaaaaaaaattaatccaaaATACGACATCATCAAGGAATATCCAAAGCTGATAGATCAACTTGAAAAACCACgtgatataattaaattttcaccacaaataaaaaagaaaaattcaataatagcTGGTGGATCTGATGCAattaagctaaaaaaaaacaatgacaaaCAACATATTGTTGCAACAAGAGATATCAAATctggtgaatttatttacatttctgAGCCATTTGCACAACTTACATGTAATGAATTACGTTATATTAGTTGTTGGCATTGTTGTCGTCAAACTTGGGCTAGTGTACCCTGTGATGAGTGTCCAAATGTTGTATTTTGCTCACAACAATGTAAAGAAAAAGCATGGAATGAATATCACAATATTGAATGTTTAGTCTTGGGACAACTTTTGAAAcccaataaaatttatttgcaatatctattactattaaaaattgtttcaaaGGCTATCAACTCAGCAGGTGGTTTAAttggattgaaaaaaaaaattgacaatattaaGGAAGACGATGAAATGATATTTACCAATGGTATTCTTGATGTTAAtactattgataattttaatcgtcttgattattttaaagcaACATCAACTGAGTGTACATTTGATATAGCAATTACTGTCGTATGGATTGTCACAATTTTTGgtaaaatgacaaatatatttggtaaaaaaacatcattgaaagatttgattaaagataaaagtaaatataaaaaaatattaattttgggAGAATTAATATTACGATATACGATGATTATTAATCGCAATGCTCAGTTT CTTCAAGGAGAAGAAAACGATCTCGTGTGGTTACATGTCAACATACCATTCtgtaagataataaaaaaaagctgtgaTCCTAATGTCTATTGGGTTTTCTCGGATTCAAAAGTTGGATTTTATGCTTCTAAACCAATCAAACAAGGAGAACCG atACTTTTGAATGTTGTTAGTTCATATCATCTAACAACAAAAGTCGATCGTTACACGGTAATAGGACTTACGAATGATGATCCTGTACCATGTAAATGTACAGCATGTGTTGAAAATTGGCCAACAATAGATTTTCTCCCATCTTTTcag AGCCTGAGGTTGCCAATAAGAATTAAGGAAGAAATGAGTCGTATAATGCTAAAGTTAGAAGTGATAAAAACTATCCTTTGTAACGGAGATACGAGAAAGTTGTTAACAATCAAGGATAGTTTACATCGCATGAATgacaaaattcatcaatatatcACTCGTCCTTGTATCGAAAAGTCAAAATTACATTTAGCACTTCGAGGATTTTATTGTAAACTACTAGAAGTTCATCATACTCTcgagtaa
- the LOC122847797 gene encoding SET and MYND domain-containing protein 4-like, protein MDGRNCVHDGDCRNISPSEQTTQLTNEDFMKKKTFKDKFIVAWNFMINYTHGKQFLFEKNAGDSIRWRTVGNQIYTSTIAKITNDYLSKSIEAYTKSIAYAPLGSNELSLAYANRSAVLFKARLYEDCLLDIERSLKIGYPDKLKTKLFLRQSLCFKALKPASGLEPCISMANAMQWLPNLKKINPKYDIIKEYPKLMNELDEPRDKNVIMFLPKITNKHPQIIGAADSIELKTFKNNQQYMIASRDIKAGEFIYVDKPFEMIVSIEKRHVYCWHCCLETVAGVPCDKCPQIIYCSNKCKDAAWHEYHDIECPFLNVVVNSPYKTEHLVALRALIKSLKATAGGLVELKEKINKIDSMKDKRMIMTNGKLDFNTIDNFLRLDFWKPTSEFCTYTYGSLAVMTVAIFGFQTNVLGKNNTVKEIYANDKAIILGELVMRYLMAAQYNCSFFSGKIPTILEPGSLGVVQPIHNLFKHSCDANVGGISYAAGTILGYLVEKPIKKGKLITDNSGMRYEEFPKSMRLDGVKRSPDGIKLPCDCRACVENLPMLLSLPSYQSLDLPRTIKLELSLLEVMAHQWDDVFNKKDRKKMLEIKDSWSQMTNTFHQHISVPCRETSEFSMYLALIYRQIGITPSILN, encoded by the exons ATGGATGGACGTAATTGTGTACACGATGGTGATTGTCGCAACATATCACCTTCAGAACAGACTACACAATTGACAAATGaagattttatgaaaaaaaaaacttttaaagataaatttatagttGCATGGAATTTTATGATTAACTATACCCATGgtaaacaatttttgtttgaaaaaaatgctGGTGATTCAATACGTTGGCGTACAGTTGGTAACCAAATATACACAAGCACAATTGCCAAAATcacaaatgattatttaagcAAATCAATTGAAGCATACACCAAGAGTATTGCATATGCACCACTTGGATCCAATGAATTGTCATTGGCTTATGCAAATCGTTCAGCTGTATTATTCAAAGCTAGACTCTATGAAGATTGTCTTCTTGACATTGAACGTTCATTGAAAATAGGCTAtccagataaattaaaaacaaaattatttctacgTCAATCATTGTGCTTCAAAGCCTTGAAACCAGCCTCAGGACTTGAACCATGTATTTCAATGGCAAATGCAATGCAATGGCTtcctaatttaaaaaaaattaatccaaaATACGACATCATCAAGGAATATCCAAAGTTGATGAATGAACTTGATGAACCACGTGATAAAAATGTCATAATGTTTTtaccaaaaataacaaataaacatcCACAAATTATTGGTGCTGCTGattcaattgaattgaaaacttttaaaaataatcaacaatacaTGATTGCATCAAGAGACATTAAAGctggtgaatttatttatgttgacAAGCCATTTGAAATGATTGTTAGCATCGAAAAACGTCATGTCTACTGTTGGCATTGTTGTCTTGAAACAGTGGCTGGTGTACCATGTGACAAATGtccacaaattatttattgttcaaataaatGTAAAGATGCAGCATGGCATGAATATCATGACATTGAATGTCCATTTTTAAATGTCGTTGTCAATTCACCCTATAAAACCGAACATCTTGTTGCATTAAGAGCTTTAATTAAGTCACTCAAAGCCACTGCTGGTGGTcttgttgaattaaaagaaaaaattaataaaattgattcaatGAAAGACAAAAGAATGATAATGACAAATGGTAAACTTGATTTTAATactattgataattttcttcGTCTTGATTTTTGGAAACCAACATCAGAATTTTGTACATACACATATGGATCACTTGCTGTAATGACTGTTGCCATATTTGGCTTTCAGACAAATGTacttggtaaaaataatacagtcAAAGAAATTTATGCAAATGATAAGGCAATTATTTTGGGAGAATTAGTCATGAGATATTTGATGGCTGCTCAATATAATTGTTCATTT tttTCTGGAAAAATACCAACAATACTTGAACCGGGGTCACTCGGAGTGGTTCAACcaattcataatttatttaaacatagcTGTGATGCAAATGTTGGTGGAATCAGCTATGCAGCTGGTACAATTCTTGGATATTTAGTTGAAAAACCtattaaaaaaggaaaattg ATAACTGATAATTCTGGTATGCGTTATGAAGAATTTCCAAAATCAATGAGACTCGACGGAGTAAAACGAAGTCCTGATGGAATAAAGCTACCATGTGATTGTAGAGCGTgtgttgaaaatttaccaaTGTTGTTGAGTCTTCCATCTTATCAA aGTTTGGACTTGCCACGAACAATCAAGCTTGAATTGAGTCTTCTTGAGGTGATGGCACATCAATGGGATGATGTATTCAACAAAAAAGATCGTAAAAAAATGTTGGAAATTAAAGATTCTTGGAGCCAAATGACTAATACATTTCATCAACATATTTCTGTTCCATGCAGAGAAACATCTGAATTTTCCATGTATTTGGCATTGATTTATCGTCAAATCGGTATCACTCCTTCAAttctcaattaa
- the LOC122860698 gene encoding uncharacterized protein LOC122860698, with amino-acid sequence MNKKCSSEPCVHIPENALVAWDKTWKNLRKKFLKKKTFYTRFEIMWKFITERAPDGHCNYLTEEKTVADSISWRTDGNNEYKHSRNKDSLSKSITSYTISIAYAPLGSSELSLAYANRSAALFKARLYEDCLLDIERALKSGYPDELKTKLFARQALSLKALDPSFDIESSDSITNGMHWLPNLMDKYPTCNIKTEFIKMMNQLEEPLDTNTVKFTPTIKNNNSIIAGGSDAIELKKTNDNKQHIVARKDIKSGEFIYINQPFETVSCDDEPYNTCWHCCRQTWAGIPCDECPNVVFCSSQCKDSAWNEYHDIECPALSYSKKVQYHPGDDWSFQLTIKILSKALKAAGGIAQLKQKIDDVDSMEDKSMIYTDDIFDINTIDNFHRLKYDKSAFDHFSLERIIRIISNVVVFGLKTNIFGRKMGIADTYSNEDAMTLGYLIARYFMIVDYNVVVSSLDKKSNDYSLAYALIMPIQNMFVRDCHAHVDWYRYEQNVAIVAKRPIKKGEEVNMFALGSYLIKQLSKDPMSFVKYVNEPCQCSVCVKGLPPPPPIGVLPSYESFKLSQKVRKELNRIVKKAYGYFDIILKTDIEKLLEIKDAYAEMTDKFHQHVTAPCEELCLFQDMMGLLYFHLSLPRRIV; translated from the exons atgaacaaaaaatgttCCAGTGAACCTTGTGTTCATATCCCTGAAAATGCATTAGTAGCTTGGGATAAAACATGGAagaatttaagaaaaaaatttcttaaaaagAAGACATTTTATACTAGATTTGAAATTATGTGGAAATTTATAACTGAAAGAGCTCCTGATGGTCATTGTAATTATCTGACTGAAGAAAAAACAGTTGCTGATTCAATATCTTGGCGAACAGATGGTAACAATGAATACAAACATTCAAGAAATAAAGATTCCTTGAGCAAATCTATTACATCATACACCATAAGTATTGCATATGCACCACTTGGATCTAGTGAATTGTCATTGGCTTATGCAAATCGTTCAGCTGCATTATTCAAAGCTAGACTCTATGAAGATTGTCTTCTTGATATTGAACGTGCATTAAAATCAGGCTATCCAGATgaattaaaaactaaattatttgCTCGTCAAGCATTATCTTTAAAGGCTTTGGATCCAAGCTTCGATATTGAGTCAAGTGATTCAATAACCAATGGAATGCACTGGCTTCCAAATTTGATGGATAAATATCCAACTTGCAACATCAAAACTGAATTTATAAAGATGATGAATCAACTTGAAGAACCACTTGATACAAACACTGTTAAATTTActccaacaattaaaaataacaattcaataataGCTGGTGGATCTGAtgcaattgaattgaaaaaaacaaatgacaataaacAACATATTGTTGCAAGAAAAGACATTAAATctggtgaatttatttacatcaatCAACCATTTGAAACGGTTTCTTGTGATGATGAGCCTTACAACACTTGTTGGCATTGTTGTCGACAAACTTGGGCTGGTATACCGTGTGATGAATGTCCAAACGTTGTATTTTGTTCATCACAATGCAAAGATTCAGCATGGAATGAATATCATGATATTGAATGTCCAGCTTTGAGTTATTCAAAAAAAGTCCAATATCATCCGGGGGATGATTGGTCATttcaattgacaattaaaatattatcaaaagcaCTCAAAGCTGCTGGTGGTATTGctcaattaaaacaaaaaattgatgatgttgattcaATGGAAGATAAATCAATGATTTATACTGatgatatatttgatattaatactattgataattttcatcGCCTCAAGTATGACAAGTCAGCATTCGATCACTTTTCCCTTGAACGAATAATTCGTATTATATCAAATGTTGTAGTGTTTGGtcttaaaacaaatatttttggtCGAAAAATGGGAATTGCTGATACTTATTCAAATGAAGATGCAATGACTTTGGGGTATTTGATAGCCAGGTATTTCATGATTGTCGATTACAATGTTGTTGTATCt tctcttgataaaaaatcaaatgattatTCGCTGGCATATGCTCTTATAATGCCAATTCAAAACATGTTTGTTAGAGATTGTCATGCTCACGTTGACTGGTACAGATATGAACAAAATGTTGCAATTGTAGCCAAGAGACCAATTAAAAAAGGCGaagag gtAAATATGTTTGCACTTGGTAGTTACCTGATCAAGCAATTATCTAAAGATCCAATGAGTTTTGTAAAATATGTTAATGAGCCATGTCAATGCTCAGTATGTGTAAAGggattaccaccaccaccaccaatagGAGTTCTTCCATCTTACGAG AGTTTCAAGCTATCACAAAAAGTTCGCAAAGAATTGAATCGTATCGTGAAAAAAGCATATGGTTATTTTGATATCATTCTCAAGACAGACATTGAAAAATTGCTCGAAATAAAAGACGCTTATGCTGAAATGACagataaatttcatcaacatGTCACTGCTCCTTGTGAAGaactttgtttatttcaaGATATGATGGgacttttgtattttcatctcAGCCTTCCACGTCGTATtgtttag
- the LOC122860704 gene encoding 39S ribosomal protein L10, mitochondrial yields MSIISTKVFRPFQRQIMFEQKRFRTKINIQKPRIPHFTRRCMEEFVTPYYDPVRPILPVHDLCGNILEKKEKLERKATIHQYEIIIGREVLNWFNNSKMVAFLHKNSMNTESEFEFNVALRRENMYLKYYGIKTMEAGLKGTKYENVLKLWGAPGNIVFSEQPKLDKLLKIMKKTPQVVLMAGILDGVLLNLNDFKKYGTMDLTTAQAGLVQTLRTAGGGDIHAKLNQHQMTFVNRLDQIGESLKDENLPPKETEA; encoded by the exons atgtcaattatttcaacaaaag TATTTCGTCCATTTCAACGACAAATAATGTTTGAACAAAAACGTTTTagaactaaaataaatattcaaaaaccAAGAATACCACATTTTACACGTCGTTGTATGGAAGAATTTGTAACACCATATTATGATCCAGTAAGACCAATATTGCCAGTTCATGATTTATGTGgaaatatacttgaaaaaaaagaaaaattagaaagaaaagcaaCAATTCATCagtatgaaataataattggtcGTGAGGTATTAAATtggtttaataattcaaaaatggTTGCATTTcttcataaaaattcaatgaatacAGAAAgtgaatttgaatttaatgttgCATTGAGACGTGAAAATatgtatttgaaatattatggTATAAAAACAATGGAGGCTGGTCTTAAAGGtacaaaatatgaaaatgttCTTAAACTTTGGGGTGCACCtggtaatattgtttttagtgAACAAccaaaacttgataaattacttaaaattatgaaaaaaacacCACAAGTAGTTCTCATGG cTGGTATATTGGATGGTGTTTTATTGAAtctcaatgattttaaaaaatatggaacAATGGATTTAACAACAGCTCAAGCTGGACTTGTACAAACACTGAGAACtgctggtggtggtgatatacatgcaaaattaaatcaacatcaaATGACATTTGTCAATCGTCTTGATCAAATTGGAGAATCATTGAAAGACGAAAATTTGCCACCTAAAGAAACCGAGgcttaa
- the LOC122860694 gene encoding uncharacterized protein LOC122860694, translating into MEGKCSCASCVHIDEETSVAWLKTWMNFRKKYLKKKTFHTRFGIMWKFIANRAPDSHCGSFTEEKTIADSISWRKIGNKKFHQISKRENYLSESIEAYTKSIAFAPIGSSELSLAYANRSAVLFKARLYQDCLLDIERALKSGYPDELKTKLFLRQAFSFKALDPSFNIESSNSMTNAMQWLPNLKKNCPNYNIKAECSKMMNQLEQPLDTNTVKFIPTIENNSIIVGGSDAIELKKTNDNKQHIVATRYIKAGEFIYVNKPFEMVPCDDEPYKTCWHCSRHTWAGVPCDQCPNVVFCSQQCKDSAWNEYHDIECPALSYSKKVKFYPGDDWQFQLAIKILSKALKAAGGIAQLKQKIDDVDSMEDKSMIYTDDIFDVNTIDNFHRLKYDKSAFDEFLFERTTRIISNLVVFGFKTNIFGRKMEIAETYANEDAMTLGYLIARYFMMVEYNVVYFTEKKSNDVPLKFAIIMPIQNMFVRDCNSHVDWYSYDHNVAVLVNKPIKKGEEVNMFALTSYLQVKKLSDNQLAFSKYDNEPCQCSECVMDSPPLRNQLPSYKSFKLSKKVRKELDRMVTKSRDYFKIIAEADPEKLLEIKDTYAELTDQVYQYVTVPCQELEAFQNMLASLYYKLSKNCPNDKRLREIAKRLPHYVTAACE; encoded by the exons ATGGAGGGAAAATGTTCCTGTGCATCTTGTGTTCATATCGATGAAGAGACCTCAGTAGCTTGGCTTAAAACATGGatgaattttagaaaaaaatatcttaaaaaaaagacattccATACTAGATTTGGCATTATGTGGAAGTTTATAGCTAACAGAGCTCCGGATAGTCATTGTGGTTCCTTCacagaagaaaaaacaattgctGATTCAATATCATGGCGAAAAATTGGTAACAAAAAATTccatcaaatttcaaaaagagAGAATTACCTGAGTGAATCAATTGAAGCATACACCAAGAGTATTGCTTTTGCACCAATTGGATCCAGTGAATTGTCATTGGCTTATGCAAATCGTTCTGCTGTATTATTCAAAGCTAGACTCTATCAAGATTGTCTTCTTGATATTGAACGTGCATTGAAATCAGGCTATCcagatgaattaaaaacaaaattatttttacgtcaAGCATTCTCTTTCAAGGCTTTGGATCCAAGCTTCAATATTGAATCAAGTAATTCAATGACCAATGCAATGCAGTGGCttccaaatttaaaaaaaaattgtccaaaCTACAACATCAAAGCTGAATGTTCAAAGATGATGAATCAACTTGAACAACCACTTGATACAAACACTGTTAAATTTATtccaacaattgaaaataattcaatcatAGTTGGTGGATCAGAtgcaattgaattgaaaaaaacaaatgacaataaacAACATATTGTTGCAACAAGATACATTAAAGctggtgaatttatttacgTCAATAAACCATTTGAAATGGTTCCTTGTGATGATGAACCTTACAAGACTTGTTGGCATTGTTCTCGTCATACTTGGGCTGGTGTACCGTGTGATCAATGTCCAAATGTTGTATTTTGTTCACAACAATGTAAAGATTCAGCATGGAATGAATATCATGATATTGAATGTCCAGCTTTGAGTTATTCAAAGAAAGTCAAATTTTATCCTGGAGATGATTGGCAATTCCAATTggcaattaaaatattatcaaaagcaCTTAAAGCTGCTGGTGGTATTGctcaattaaaacaaaaaattgatgatgttgattcaATGGAAGATAAATCAATGATTTATACTGATGATATATTTGATGTTAATactattgataattttcatcGTCTTAAATATGACAAGTCAgcatttgatgaatttttatttgaacgaACAACTCGTATTATATCAAATCTTGTTGTGTTTggttttaaaacaaatatttttggtCGAAAAATGGAAATTGCTGAAACTTATGCAAATGAAGATGCAATGACTTTAGGGTATTTGATAGCCAGGTATTTCATGATGGTTGAATACAATGTTGTATAt TTCACCgagaaaaaatcaaatgatgtTCCGCTGAAATTCGCTATTATAATGCCAATTCAAAACATGTTTGTTAGAGATTGTAACTCTCATGTTGATTGGTACAGCTATGACCATAATGTTGCAGTTTTAGTCAATAAACCAATCAAAAaaggcgaagag gtAAATATGTTTGCACTTACTAGTTACCTGCAGGTCAAGAAATTATCTGACAATCAACTAGCTTTTTCAAAATATGATAATGAGCCATGTCAATGCTCAGAATGTGTAATGGATTCACCACCACTGAGAAATCAGCTTCCATCTTACAAG aGTTTCAAGCTATCAAAAAAAGTTCGCAAAGAATTGGATCGTATGGTCACAAAATCACGTGATTATTTCAAGATCATTGCCGAGGCAGACCCTGAAAAATTGCTCGAAATAAAAGACACTTATGCTGAATTAACTGATCAAGTGTATCAATATGTCACTGTTCCATGTCAAGAACTTGAAGCATTTCAAAATATGCTAGCAAGTTTGTATTATAAACTCAGTAAAAATTGCCCAAATGACAAGAGATTGAGAGAAATTGCGAAGAGATTGCCTCATTATGTCACTGCCGCTTgtgaataa